A region from the Gemmatimonadota bacterium genome encodes:
- the ftsY gene encoding signal recognition particle-docking protein FtsY has protein sequence MARLFRKKDEKKKGIWKRIVDLALTDVRVAAKGVDQEALEQLEERLIAADFGVSAALSLVDHVEQLFRRGKVRTVPQLEAALAERVRDILAGAPSSELSAAESGPTVYLIVGVNGVGKTTSIAKLAARLRGEGRSVLLAAADTFRAGAVEQLRIWAGRVGAEFVAGQAGGDPAAVAFDGIEAAVARGIDVVLVDTAGRLHTHGGLMEELSKVDRVIRKRLPGAPHESLIVLDATLGQNSVRQVEAFRKVVDLSGIILAKTDSTARGGIVVALAQDYGLPVKLVGTGEAIDDLETFSPQEFVDALVH, from the coding sequence ATGGCACGGTTGTTTCGCAAGAAAGACGAGAAGAAGAAGGGGATCTGGAAGCGCATCGTCGACCTGGCCCTCACGGACGTGCGCGTCGCGGCCAAGGGTGTGGACCAGGAGGCGCTGGAGCAACTCGAGGAACGGCTGATCGCAGCCGACTTCGGCGTCTCGGCGGCGCTGTCCTTGGTGGACCATGTGGAGCAGCTGTTCCGGCGCGGGAAGGTGCGCACCGTGCCGCAGCTCGAGGCAGCGCTGGCAGAGCGCGTGCGCGACATCCTGGCCGGCGCACCCTCCAGCGAGCTGAGCGCCGCCGAATCGGGACCCACCGTCTACCTCATCGTCGGCGTCAACGGGGTCGGCAAGACCACCTCGATCGCCAAGCTGGCGGCTCGGCTGCGGGGCGAAGGCCGTTCCGTGCTGTTGGCTGCCGCTGACACCTTCCGTGCCGGCGCGGTCGAGCAGCTGCGCATCTGGGCGGGTCGAGTCGGCGCAGAGTTCGTGGCGGGCCAGGCGGGCGGAGATCCGGCGGCAGTGGCCTTCGATGGCATCGAGGCGGCGGTCGCGCGCGGCATCGACGTGGTGCTGGTGGACACCGCGGGCCGGCTGCACACCCATGGGGGACTCATGGAGGAGCTGTCCAAAGTGGACCGCGTCATCCGCAAGCGGCTGCCGGGGGCACCTCACGAGTCGCTGATCGTGCTCGATGCCACGCTCGGGCAGAATTCGGTCCGCCAGGTCGAGGCGTTCCGCAAGGTTGTGGATCTGTCCGGGATCATCCTGGCCAAAACCGACTCCACTGCTCGCGGCGGGATCGTGGTGGCGTTGGCCCAGGACTACGGGTTGCCCGTCAAGCTGGTGGGGACGGGCGAGGCGATCGACGACCTCGAGACCTTCAGTCCCCAGGAATTCGTGGACGCGTTGGTCCACTGA
- the asnS gene encoding asparagine--tRNA ligase has product MSEIPVAEVRDLSRWVGQTVRILGWVETTRIHGKVGFAVVRDGTGLVQCVVAKKEVAPEVWERLGTLTQETSLAVEGSVREEPRSPGGHELGVTGIEVIGASAEYPIQPKEHGVDFLLDHRHLWLRSSQQRALLRIRAEVEQGILDFLYERDFVRIDTPILTGSIGESAGTLFETDYFGERAFLAQTGQLYVETACPAFRRVFCFGPTFRAEKSKTRRHLTEFWMLEPEVAFADSDDNMRLQEDLVSYLVARVLDRRKEELALLERDTSALERVVPPFPRVSYTEAVEIVKQEGSEMEWGDDLGGADETRLASRFELPVMVYNYPKQAKAFYMKENPADPRTVLCNDMIAPEGYGEIIGGSQREDDLDRLLARIREEHLPEEAYGWYLDLRRYGTFPHSGFGLGLERFVAWVTGRPHIRELIPFPRMMHRLTP; this is encoded by the coding sequence ATGAGTGAGATCCCCGTCGCCGAAGTGCGAGACCTGTCCCGCTGGGTGGGCCAGACGGTACGTATCCTCGGGTGGGTGGAAACCACCCGGATCCACGGCAAGGTGGGCTTCGCGGTGGTGCGGGACGGTACGGGGCTGGTGCAATGCGTGGTCGCCAAGAAAGAGGTGGCGCCCGAGGTATGGGAACGGCTGGGGACGCTGACCCAGGAGACGTCCCTCGCGGTCGAGGGCTCGGTGCGGGAGGAGCCTCGCTCGCCCGGAGGACACGAGCTCGGCGTGACCGGCATCGAGGTGATCGGCGCCAGCGCTGAGTACCCCATCCAACCCAAGGAACACGGAGTCGACTTCCTGCTCGACCACCGGCACTTGTGGTTGCGGTCTTCGCAGCAGCGAGCGCTCCTGCGGATCCGCGCCGAGGTGGAGCAGGGCATCCTCGACTTCCTCTACGAGCGTGACTTCGTCCGGATCGATACGCCGATCCTCACGGGCTCGATCGGTGAGTCGGCAGGCACGCTCTTCGAGACCGACTACTTCGGTGAACGCGCCTTCCTGGCGCAAACCGGCCAGCTCTACGTGGAGACGGCCTGCCCGGCCTTCCGTCGGGTCTTCTGCTTCGGCCCCACCTTCCGCGCCGAGAAATCGAAGACCCGCCGCCACCTGACCGAGTTCTGGATGCTGGAGCCCGAGGTGGCGTTTGCGGACTCCGACGACAACATGCGCTTGCAGGAGGATCTCGTCTCCTACCTCGTGGCGCGCGTGCTGGACCGCCGCAAAGAGGAGCTGGCGCTGCTGGAGCGGGACACGTCCGCACTGGAACGCGTGGTCCCTCCGTTCCCGCGCGTCTCCTACACGGAAGCCGTGGAGATCGTGAAACAGGAAGGCAGCGAGATGGAGTGGGGAGACGACCTGGGCGGTGCCGACGAGACACGGCTGGCGTCTCGATTCGAGCTGCCCGTGATGGTCTACAACTACCCCAAGCAGGCCAAGGCCTTCTACATGAAGGAGAACCCGGCCGATCCCCGCACGGTGCTCTGCAACGACATGATCGCGCCGGAGGGGTACGGAGAGATCATCGGGGGCAGCCAGCGCGAAGACGACCTGGACCGGCTGCTCGCCCGCATCCGCGAGGAGCATCTGCCGGAAGAGGCCTACGGGTGGTATCTCGATCTGCGGCGCTACGGGACCTTTCCGCACTCGGGGTTCGGTCTGGGTCTGGAGCGCTTCGTGGCGTGGGTCACGGGACGCCCCCACATCCGGGAGCTCATCCCGTTCCCGCGCATGATGCACCGCCTCACGCCCTGA
- the ftsZ gene encoding cell division protein FtsZ, which translates to MIFEFEEPPIRQARMVVVGVGGAGGNAVNRMIDEELEGVDFISANTDAQVLKGSRAHHVLQLGKKLTRGLGAGARPEIGRQAIAESADEVRTLIQGADLVFVTAGMGGGTGTGAAPIIGELAREMGALTIAIVTRPFSFEGKKRMRQAEQGLQELRRTVDTMIVVPNDRILSVVGKGTSFRDALKKADEVLLHATQGISDLIRVSGEVNVDFADVRTIMASRGPALMGSGFGEGDNRAQEAAQEAISSPLLDNVSIRGAQGVLINITGGMDLAIDEVTQISTIIQDEAGDDAEIIFGAVHDPALEGRVRVTVIATGFEQPGEEVAPIARPEPRRPAEPARRVAVAGGSSDSEVTPFQRFPERIVTKEQLGELDIPTFIRRQMD; encoded by the coding sequence ATGATCTTCGAATTCGAGGAGCCGCCGATCCGGCAGGCTCGCATGGTGGTGGTCGGCGTCGGTGGTGCCGGTGGCAACGCCGTCAACCGGATGATCGACGAGGAGCTGGAGGGCGTCGACTTCATCTCCGCGAACACGGACGCCCAGGTTCTCAAGGGCTCGCGGGCCCATCACGTCCTGCAGCTGGGAAAGAAGCTCACGCGCGGCCTGGGCGCAGGAGCGCGCCCGGAGATCGGCCGCCAGGCCATCGCCGAGAGCGCCGACGAGGTTCGTACCCTCATCCAGGGGGCGGACCTGGTGTTCGTGACCGCAGGCATGGGCGGTGGCACCGGGACCGGCGCGGCGCCCATCATCGGTGAGCTGGCGCGGGAGATGGGAGCGCTGACCATCGCCATCGTCACGCGGCCCTTCTCCTTCGAGGGCAAGAAGCGCATGCGGCAGGCCGAGCAGGGGTTGCAGGAGCTCAGGCGCACGGTCGACACCATGATCGTGGTACCGAACGACCGCATCCTCTCGGTGGTGGGCAAGGGGACCTCCTTCCGCGATGCCCTCAAGAAGGCGGATGAGGTGCTCCTGCATGCCACCCAGGGCATCAGTGATCTGATCCGGGTGAGCGGGGAAGTGAACGTGGACTTCGCGGACGTCCGCACCATCATGGCCTCCCGAGGCCCTGCCCTGATGGGCTCCGGCTTCGGTGAGGGGGACAACCGTGCCCAGGAAGCCGCCCAGGAAGCCATCTCTTCACCCCTGTTGGACAACGTCTCCATACGCGGTGCCCAGGGGGTGTTGATCAACATCACCGGTGGAATGGACCTTGCCATTGACGAGGTCACCCAGATCTCTACTATCATTCAAGACGAGGCTGGGGACGACGCGGAGATCATCTTCGGGGCCGTCCACGACCCGGCTCTCGAGGGTCGGGTCCGGGTCACCGTCATTGCGACGGGGTTCGAACAGCCGGGCGAGGAGGTCGCTCCGATCGCCCGGCCGGAGCCTCGTCGTCCCGCCGAGCCGGCTCGCCGGGTGGCGGTAGCAGGGGGCTCCAGCGATTCCGAGGTCACTCCATTCCAGCGGTTCCCGGAGCGGATCGTGACCAAGGAACAGCTGGGCGAGTTGGACATACCGACGTTCATCCGTCGTCAGATGGACTGA
- the ftsA gene encoding cell division protein FtsA has protein sequence MRSHLVAGLDIGTTKTCAVLAEVSSDPRHRSQVKIVGVGQARTEGMRSDVVTHIDETAETARAALREAEVMAGVTVDRVYAGIAGAHIQTSASLGVVAIGGDEIQQEDVQRVHEVARAVALPPDRELLHAIPQDYVVDHQGGIVDPVGMTATRLEADVYLITCGAQPAGNIRKAVSKAGYRVQELVLEPLASARAVLTEDEKEVGVAMIEIGAGTTDIAVFHEGKFRHVSILPLGGTTVTNDLVKGLSIPFAEAQKAKESWGVAVSRLTDPQETVELPGPGPGQVRQVSRELIAHIIEQRLDELLGLVQQELEQTRLLDRLGAGVVLTGGTAGIPGMLELAGQVFASPARIGVPCEGLVGLSDSVARPRFATGVGLALRGADRFYDTGEGTSTRASGAFARVGAWLREFF, from the coding sequence ATGAGATCGCATCTCGTAGCGGGCCTGGACATCGGGACGACCAAGACCTGCGCGGTCCTGGCCGAGGTGTCGAGTGATCCCCGCCACCGTTCGCAGGTCAAGATCGTGGGCGTGGGGCAAGCGCGTACGGAGGGGATGCGCAGCGATGTCGTCACGCATATCGACGAGACCGCCGAGACCGCGCGGGCCGCGCTGCGCGAGGCGGAGGTCATGGCCGGCGTCACGGTGGACCGCGTTTACGCCGGGATCGCCGGCGCCCACATCCAGACCAGCGCCTCGCTGGGCGTGGTGGCCATCGGAGGCGACGAGATCCAGCAAGAGGACGTGCAGCGTGTTCACGAAGTGGCCCGCGCGGTGGCGTTGCCCCCGGACCGGGAGCTGCTGCACGCCATTCCGCAGGACTACGTCGTGGACCATCAAGGAGGGATCGTCGACCCGGTGGGCATGACCGCCACGCGCCTGGAGGCGGACGTCTACCTGATCACCTGCGGGGCGCAACCCGCGGGGAATATCCGCAAGGCCGTCTCCAAGGCCGGCTACCGGGTGCAGGAGTTGGTCCTGGAACCCCTGGCCTCCGCTCGCGCGGTGTTGACCGAGGACGAGAAGGAGGTGGGCGTGGCCATGATCGAGATCGGGGCGGGCACCACCGACATCGCCGTCTTCCACGAGGGCAAGTTCCGGCACGTGTCCATTCTGCCTCTGGGCGGGACCACGGTCACCAACGACCTGGTGAAAGGCCTCTCCATTCCCTTCGCCGAGGCGCAGAAGGCCAAAGAGAGCTGGGGGGTGGCGGTCTCGCGGCTGACGGATCCCCAGGAGACCGTCGAGCTCCCCGGCCCCGGACCGGGGCAGGTCCGACAGGTGTCCCGGGAGCTGATCGCCCACATCATCGAACAGCGACTGGACGAGCTGCTGGGGCTCGTGCAGCAGGAGTTGGAGCAGACCCGCCTGTTGGATCGCCTGGGTGCCGGTGTGGTGCTGACCGGCGGGACCGCAGGCATTCCCGGAATGCTCGAGCTGGCCGGTCAGGTCTTCGCATCCCCGGCCCGGATCGGTGTTCCCTGCGAAGGCCTGGTGGGGCTCTCCGACTCGGTGGCTCGCCCGCGCTTCGCCACGGGCGTGGGGTTGGCGCTCCGGGGTGCCGACCGTTTCTACGACACCGGAGAAGGAACGTCCACGCGTGCCTCGGGCGCGTTCGCGCGCGTGGGCGCCTGGTTGAGGGAGTTCTTCTGA
- a CDS encoding peptidoglycan DD-metalloendopeptidase family protein, with protein MQPGKALTVGLIGTSALFAMGLVRFGGAPDVGMIRPLQAEPPLSFDVHTLGTGQTLGQLMEAASLTINEQQELLMAFREQASPRRMRTGTEVTFQRNTRDGSLRAVDVALSPDETVHLTRQSLGWQSETVQTPVWVDTVYVAGEIKDVLWNAVTGNPGLASMTPGDRALLIHKLDQVFQWQVDFSRQIQEGDFFRFAFERQVRPDGSMRDGVLLSAELINQGASYRAIWFDPDGDGQGSYFDAEGKSVRRAFLLKPLSYSRISSRFTMSRFHPILKTWRAHTGVDYAAASGTPVMATADGVVVHRGRRGNYGNAVEIQHPNGFLSRYAHLSAFPPGLKVGDRVHQEDIIGYVGMTGLATAPHLHYELRRRGSAIDPLSVDLPQGNPVPDEEREVWDAHLAVSLALLERLPTQPAPTIASMTTDDLDESGRIRPEESPAVAGGSAPR; from the coding sequence ATGCAGCCAGGGAAAGCGCTAACCGTAGGGCTGATCGGCACCTCGGCCCTCTTCGCCATGGGGCTGGTCCGCTTCGGGGGCGCTCCCGACGTCGGCATGATCCGGCCACTCCAGGCCGAGCCGCCGTTGTCGTTCGACGTCCACACGCTCGGCACCGGCCAGACGCTCGGCCAGCTGATGGAGGCCGCCTCCCTCACCATCAACGAACAGCAAGAGCTGTTGATGGCGTTCCGGGAGCAGGCCAGCCCGCGCCGCATGCGTACCGGGACGGAGGTCACCTTCCAGCGCAACACCCGGGACGGTTCGCTGAGAGCCGTGGACGTTGCCTTGTCCCCGGATGAGACCGTCCACCTCACACGTCAGTCTCTGGGCTGGCAATCGGAAACGGTCCAGACCCCGGTATGGGTGGACACGGTCTACGTGGCCGGGGAGATCAAGGACGTGCTCTGGAACGCCGTGACCGGCAATCCAGGCTTGGCGTCGATGACCCCCGGCGACCGGGCGCTCCTCATCCACAAGCTCGATCAGGTCTTCCAGTGGCAGGTCGATTTCTCCCGCCAGATCCAGGAGGGGGACTTCTTCCGCTTCGCCTTCGAGCGCCAGGTCCGTCCCGACGGATCCATGCGAGACGGCGTGCTCCTGTCGGCGGAGCTGATCAACCAGGGAGCCTCGTACCGGGCCATCTGGTTCGATCCGGACGGCGACGGCCAAGGCAGCTATTTCGACGCGGAGGGCAAGTCGGTCCGCCGCGCTTTCTTGCTCAAGCCGCTCTCGTATAGTCGTATCTCTTCACGTTTTACGATGTCGCGCTTCCACCCGATTCTCAAGACGTGGAGAGCCCATACCGGCGTCGACTACGCTGCCGCCTCCGGGACGCCCGTCATGGCGACCGCCGACGGCGTGGTGGTGCACAGAGGCCGCCGGGGCAACTACGGCAATGCCGTGGAGATCCAGCATCCCAACGGCTTCCTCAGTCGCTATGCCCACCTGAGCGCCTTTCCACCCGGCTTGAAGGTCGGGGACCGGGTGCACCAGGAGGACATCATCGGCTACGTGGGCATGACGGGGCTGGCCACCGCGCCCCACCTGCACTACGAGCTGCGGCGTCGCGGGTCGGCCATCGACCCCCTCTCCGTGGACCTGCCGCAAGGCAATCCGGTCCCGGACGAGGAGCGCGAGGTCTGGGACGCCCACCTGGCCGTCAGCCTCGCGCTGCTCGAGCGGCTGCCGACCCAGCCGGCCCCGACCATCGCGTCCATGACCACGGACGACCTGGACGAAAGCGGCCGCATCCGACCCGAGGAGTCGCCAGCGGTGGCGGGCGGGTCCGCACCACGGTGA
- the recG gene encoding ATP-dependent DNA helicase RecG yields the protein MTFSLLDRPIQFLKGVGPARAEAFARLGVKTARDLLYWVPRRYDDASRVDPIHSVEVGTEATVVGTVISKGIVPTRKGLRIFQAVLKDDSGMITSAWPGQPWLDRKLEKGDLVLVSGPVRFFHGRQIQPKEMTVLSRAGKESDGDSTGTIFVSYPASEELPQWVLRSVIGRNLDALLPQVSEQEECWSPAELRELGLVGIREALEALHRPTSLEHVEQGRRRLAFDELFFLQLVQARARREAMLAYPGVVFERSNLYIRPLVESLPFDLTDAQSRVLREIVADLTSGRRMNRLVQGDVGSGKTLVALFAMLLAVESGYQAALMAPTEILAEQHQRRMGALVSGLGLDVDLLTGRLTALERGRVLERIQTGEVPLVVGTHALIQEGVRFSKLGLAVVDEQHRFGVRQRMALGERGEQPHTLVMSATPIPRSLAMALYGDLDLSVIDELPAGRTPIRTLLRFSGKREEVYRFVRQELARGRQGYVVFPLVEESEKIDLRSATQEYERLHSDVFPDKTVGLLHGQMPADEKYQVMRAFSEGRIDLLISTSLIEVGIDVPNATVMVIEHAERFGLSQLHQMRGRVGRGEAESTCILVAEPGEVAMERLKVLRDTQDGFRIAHEDLRIRGQGDFFGDRQHGRDPVLRFADLGRDEPLLVVAQRRARALVERDPDLARPQHARVRELLETRHAERLRLFQVG from the coding sequence GTGACCTTCTCACTGCTCGACCGACCGATCCAGTTCCTGAAGGGTGTGGGACCGGCCCGCGCCGAGGCGTTCGCCCGCCTGGGCGTGAAGACGGCGCGCGACCTTCTCTACTGGGTGCCGCGCCGCTACGACGATGCCTCGCGCGTGGACCCGATCCACAGCGTGGAGGTGGGCACGGAGGCCACCGTGGTGGGGACGGTCATCAGCAAAGGCATCGTCCCCACGCGCAAGGGCCTCCGGATCTTCCAGGCCGTCCTCAAGGACGACAGCGGCATGATCACGTCCGCCTGGCCCGGGCAGCCTTGGCTCGACCGAAAGCTCGAGAAGGGGGACCTGGTCCTCGTCAGCGGGCCGGTGCGCTTCTTCCATGGGCGCCAGATCCAACCGAAGGAGATGACGGTCCTGTCACGGGCGGGGAAGGAGTCCGACGGGGACAGCACCGGCACCATCTTCGTGAGCTATCCGGCGAGCGAGGAGCTACCGCAGTGGGTGCTGCGCAGCGTGATCGGGCGCAACCTCGACGCGTTGCTCCCGCAGGTGTCCGAACAGGAGGAGTGCTGGTCACCCGCCGAGCTGCGCGAGTTGGGACTGGTCGGCATCCGGGAGGCTTTGGAGGCGCTCCACCGCCCCACGTCGCTGGAGCACGTGGAGCAGGGGCGTCGTCGGCTCGCGTTCGACGAGCTCTTCTTCCTGCAGCTCGTGCAGGCTCGCGCCCGACGCGAGGCGATGCTGGCCTACCCCGGTGTCGTCTTCGAACGCAGCAATCTCTACATCCGGCCGTTGGTCGAGTCTCTCCCGTTCGATCTGACCGATGCGCAGAGCCGCGTGCTCCGGGAGATCGTCGCGGATCTCACCTCCGGGCGACGCATGAACCGGCTGGTGCAGGGCGACGTCGGTTCCGGAAAGACCCTGGTGGCGCTCTTCGCGATGCTGCTCGCGGTGGAGAGCGGCTACCAGGCCGCGCTGATGGCGCCCACCGAGATCCTCGCCGAGCAGCATCAGCGTCGCATGGGCGCTTTGGTCTCGGGACTCGGGCTGGACGTCGATCTGCTCACGGGTCGCCTCACCGCGCTGGAGCGGGGGCGGGTGCTGGAGCGGATCCAGACCGGAGAGGTGCCGCTGGTGGTGGGTACCCACGCGCTCATCCAGGAGGGCGTGCGCTTCTCCAAGCTCGGGCTCGCGGTGGTGGACGAACAGCATCGCTTCGGCGTGCGTCAACGGATGGCGCTCGGTGAGCGCGGGGAGCAGCCCCACACGTTGGTGATGTCCGCGACACCGATTCCGCGGTCCTTGGCGATGGCGCTCTACGGCGACCTCGATCTGAGCGTCATCGACGAGCTGCCAGCGGGCCGCACACCGATCCGCACGCTGCTGCGCTTCTCCGGGAAACGGGAGGAGGTGTACCGCTTCGTCCGTCAGGAACTGGCGCGGGGCCGGCAGGGCTATGTCGTGTTCCCCCTGGTCGAGGAATCCGAGAAGATCGACCTGCGCTCCGCCACCCAGGAGTATGAGCGACTCCATAGCGACGTGTTCCCCGACAAGACCGTGGGGCTGCTGCACGGACAGATGCCGGCGGACGAGAAATACCAGGTCATGCGCGCGTTCTCCGAGGGCCGCATCGACCTGCTGATCTCCACCTCCCTCATCGAGGTCGGGATCGATGTACCCAATGCGACCGTCATGGTGATCGAGCACGCCGAGCGTTTCGGGCTGTCGCAGCTCCATCAGATGCGGGGGCGGGTGGGGCGGGGGGAAGCGGAGTCCACGTGCATCCTGGTGGCTGAGCCCGGCGAGGTGGCGATGGAGCGGCTCAAGGTATTGCGCGACACCCAGGACGGGTTCCGCATCGCCCACGAAGATCTGCGCATCCGGGGGCAGGGAGACTTCTTCGGCGACCGACAGCATGGGCGGGACCCGGTGTTGCGCTTCGCCGACCTAGGGCGGGACGAGCCGCTGCTGGTCGTGGCCCAACGGCGCGCGCGCGCTCTGGTCGAACGCGATCCGGATCTGGCCCGACCGCAACATGCTCGTGTGCGCGAGTTGCTCGAGACCCGGCACGCCGAGCGCCTGCGGCTCTTCCAGGTGGGCTGA